A window from Acidobacteriota bacterium encodes these proteins:
- the pgk gene encoding phosphoglycerate kinase: MHKLSIRDLPLRDKRVFVRVDFNVPLSEEGRVTDDTRIRETLPTLEYAIRNRAKLILASHLGRPKGKPNARMSLKPVAERLRMLLDNILESSCNVGFSPDCVGIEAEELSTRLESGQTLLLENLRFHPEEEANDESFARALAKLADFYVNDAFGAAHRAHASTAGITKFINKSAAGFLMQRELEYLGQALHDPKRPFIAIIGGAKVSDKIGVIKNLMGKVDALLIGGAMAYTFQKAQGREVGKSLVEHDKLNLANELLHEANERGVTLLLPVDDVVAMKIENDIPTKTIDGDQPIPEGYMGLDIGPKTVKLYAEQIADAGTIVWNGPMGVFETSSFATGTRKIAQAIAGNEDATSIVGGGDSVAAVHQAGVADKISHISTGGGASLEFLEGKKLPGVEALNNKS; this comes from the coding sequence ATGCACAAGCTCTCGATCAGAGATCTACCGCTGAGAGACAAGCGAGTCTTTGTACGTGTTGACTTCAATGTGCCGCTCTCGGAAGAGGGTCGCGTCACTGACGACACTCGTATCCGAGAGACTCTTCCCACTTTGGAATATGCGATCCGCAATCGTGCGAAGCTGATCCTGGCATCGCATCTGGGACGTCCAAAGGGGAAACCGAACGCCAGGATGAGTCTTAAACCCGTAGCTGAGCGCTTGCGCATGCTGCTCGACAACATTTTGGAGAGCAGCTGCAACGTCGGCTTCTCTCCCGACTGCGTGGGAATCGAAGCGGAGGAACTTTCCACCCGCCTCGAGAGCGGGCAAACTTTGCTGCTCGAGAACCTGCGCTTCCATCCGGAAGAAGAAGCCAATGACGAGAGCTTCGCCCGGGCGCTTGCGAAGCTTGCAGATTTTTACGTCAATGACGCGTTTGGCGCGGCACACCGTGCGCATGCGTCGACCGCAGGCATCACGAAGTTCATTAATAAATCCGCCGCCGGTTTCCTCATGCAGAGGGAATTGGAGTATCTCGGACAAGCGTTACACGATCCCAAACGCCCGTTCATCGCGATCATCGGCGGCGCCAAAGTTTCCGACAAGATCGGCGTGATCAAGAATCTAATGGGAAAGGTAGACGCGCTTCTCATCGGTGGAGCTATGGCCTACACATTCCAGAAAGCTCAGGGGCGTGAAGTGGGCAAATCGTTGGTCGAACACGATAAGCTCAACCTGGCAAACGAACTGCTGCACGAAGCGAATGAGCGCGGCGTCACGCTTCTGCTTCCAGTAGATGATGTCGTCGCGATGAAGATCGAGAACGATATACCGACCAAAACGATTGACGGCGATCAGCCGATTCCCGAGGGCTACATGGGATTAGATATTGGTCCCAAAACGGTCAAGCTGTACGCAGAGCAGATTGCCGATGCGGGTACGATTGTGTGGAACGGACCGATGGGCGTTTTCGAAACTTCATCCTTCGCGACCGGCACAAGGAAGATTGCTCAAGCGATCGCCGGTAACGAAGACGCCACTTCGATTGTCGGAGGCGGAGACTCGGTGGCTGCAGTGCATCAAGCAGGCGTTGCCGACAAGATCTCGCATATATCCACCGGCGGCGGAGCCTCCTTGGAGTTTCTCGAAGGCAAGAAGCTGCCAGGAGTCGAGGCGCTGAACAACAAGAGCTAA
- the gap gene encoding type I glyceraldehyde-3-phosphate dehydrogenase: protein MAIRVGINGFGRIGRNVVRTALKSPTIEFVAVNDLTDAKTLAHLLKYDSVLGNLEENVSASDGCISVGNKKMKVFAEKDPANLNWESVGAQIVVESTGRFTEAEAARKHLRGSVKKVIISAPAKNEDITIVLGVNEGKYDPVKHHIVSNASCTTNCLAPVAKIVHDKFTIQSGTMTTIHSYTNDQVILDFPHKDLRRARAAGLSMIPTSTGAAKALHLVIPELKGKLDGFAMRVPTPNVSVVDLVVFTEKKTSAEEVNAAMKEAAGGSLKGILGVEDGELVSIDFRGDSRSSIVDSPMTRVVMGNCVKVISWYDNEWGYSCRVRDLIEFMAKKGL from the coding sequence ATGGCAATTAGAGTCGGTATCAACGGTTTTGGACGTATCGGGCGCAACGTAGTCCGCACCGCTCTCAAGAGTCCAACCATTGAATTCGTAGCGGTCAACGATCTCACAGACGCAAAGACGCTGGCACATTTGCTCAAATATGACTCCGTCTTGGGCAATCTCGAGGAGAATGTAAGTGCAAGTGACGGCTGCATCAGCGTAGGCAATAAGAAGATGAAGGTTTTTGCAGAAAAGGATCCCGCCAATCTGAATTGGGAGTCGGTCGGAGCGCAGATCGTCGTCGAATCGACCGGAAGATTTACGGAAGCCGAAGCCGCGCGAAAACATCTGCGTGGAAGCGTGAAGAAGGTGATTATCTCAGCGCCAGCGAAGAATGAAGACATCACCATTGTATTGGGCGTAAACGAAGGCAAGTACGATCCGGTAAAGCATCACATCGTGTCCAACGCCTCCTGCACTACAAACTGCCTGGCACCGGTGGCGAAGATTGTTCACGACAAATTCACAATTCAGAGTGGCACGATGACGACGATCCACTCTTACACCAACGATCAAGTCATCCTGGACTTCCCGCACAAGGACCTGCGCCGAGCTCGCGCCGCCGGACTATCGATGATTCCGACCTCCACCGGCGCGGCCAAGGCGCTGCATCTTGTAATTCCGGAGCTGAAGGGCAAGCTCGATGGCTTTGCCATGCGCGTGCCTACTCCCAACGTTTCGGTAGTCGATCTGGTGGTGTTCACGGAAAAGAAGACAAGCGCTGAAGAGGTGAACGCCGCCATGAAGGAAGCCGCGGGGGGATCGCTGAAAGGAATCCTCGGAGTTGAGGACGGAGAGCTCGTTTCGATAGATTTCCGCGGCGACTCCCGCTCTTCGATCGTCGATTCACCCATGACCCGAGTAGTAATGGGCAATTGCGTGAAAGTTATTTCCTGGTACGACAATGAATGGGGGTACTCCTGCCGTGTCCGCGACCTCATTGAGTTCATGGCCAAGAAGGGACTCTAG